A window of Synechococcus sp. UW179A contains these coding sequences:
- a CDS encoding translation initiation factor, with protein MAKGGWQEFSNTDSLQRPSGPGKQPTAKAQQMVRVQPTRGGKGGKTVTVIRGLELNQEGLKALLKKLKTRIGSGGTAKDGLIELQGDQVEMALELLNKEGYRPKRAGG; from the coding sequence ATGGCGAAAGGTGGGTGGCAGGAATTCAGCAACACAGACAGTCTGCAGCGGCCGAGCGGCCCAGGGAAGCAACCGACCGCGAAAGCCCAGCAGATGGTTCGAGTGCAGCCGACCCGAGGTGGAAAGGGCGGCAAGACAGTGACAGTGATCCGCGGTCTGGAGCTCAACCAAGAAGGCCTCAAAGCACTCCTGAAGAAACTCAAGACACGCATCGGCAGCGGTGGCACCGCAAAAGACGGCCTGATCGAACTTCAAGGCGATCAGGTGGAGATGGCGCTGGAACTGCTCAACAAAGAGGGGTACCGACCCAAGCGAGCTGGGGGCTGA